In Manis javanica isolate MJ-LG chromosome 9, MJ_LKY, whole genome shotgun sequence, one DNA window encodes the following:
- the LOC108404024 gene encoding protein-lysine methyltransferase METTL21E isoform X1, translating into MDPEAQKENTQDSDDQKVVAEITARRFVPASVTTTSWEEFRFVGHEIRISEAVDCYGAVVWPSALVLCYFLETSVKQYNMVDKNVIEIGAGTGLVSIVASLLGAHVTATDLPELLGNLQYNISRNTKMKCKHLPEVKELSWGIALDKNFPRSSTNFDYILAADVVYAHPFLEELLITFDHLCKETTIILWVMKFRVALAERSDGGGACPQMTLQQKGKGLGLNFKTSSDLLMRLVFTGPLPGGISTELSRWVTGAHHFPETTFL; encoded by the exons AGAACACCCAGGACAGTGATGACCAGAAAGTGGTTGCAGAGATCACGGCGAGGCGTTTCGTCCCAGCTTCAGTGACGACCACCTCCTGGGAGGAATTTCGTTTCGTGGGTCACGAGATCCGGATCTCGGAAGCCGTGGACTGCTATGGTGCTGTGGTGTGGCCGTCG gCCCTTGTTCTATGCTACTTTCTGGAAACAAGTGTAAAGCAGTATAATATGGTTGACAAAAATGTGATTGAAATTGGAGCTGGAACAGGGCTAGTTTCCATCGTGGCAAGTTTACTTG GTGCTCATGTCACTGCCACAGACTTACCTGAATTACTTGGAAACCTGCAATATAATATTTCACGAAATaccaaaatgaaatgtaaacatttacCTGAGGTTAAAGAACTCTCCTGGGGCATAGCTTTAGACAAGAACTTCCCCAGGTCTTCCACCAATTTTGACTATATCCTGGCAGCCGATGTGGTCTATGCTCATCCTTTTCTAGAAGAACTCCTCATTACCTTTGACCATCTGTGCAAAGAAACCACCATCATCCTCTGGGTCATGAAATTCAg GGTGGCTTTGGCAGAAAGAAGTGACGGAGGTGGAGCGTGCCCTCAGATGACTCTTCAGCAGAAAGGCAAGGGGTTGGGGTTGAACTTTAAAACATCATCTGATCTGTTGATGAGGCTAGTGTTTACAGGCCCGTTACCAGGAGGCATCAGCACGGAGTTAAGCCGCTGGGTGACTGGTGCACACCACTTCCCAGAAACCACCTTCCTGTAG
- the LOC108404024 gene encoding putative methyltransferase-like protein 21E isoform X2 → MDPEAQKENTQDSDDQKVVAEITARRFVPASVTTTSWEEFRFVGHEIRISEAVDCYGAVVWPSALVLCYFLETSVKQYNMVDKNVIEIGAGTGLVSIVASLLGAHVTATDLPELLGNLQYNISRNTKMKCKHLPEVKELSWGIALDKNFPRSSTNFDYILAADVVYAHPFLEELLITFDHLCKETTIILWVMKFRLEKENKFVDRFKELFDLEEIFSFPSLSIKLYKAMKKNQRSI, encoded by the exons AGAACACCCAGGACAGTGATGACCAGAAAGTGGTTGCAGAGATCACGGCGAGGCGTTTCGTCCCAGCTTCAGTGACGACCACCTCCTGGGAGGAATTTCGTTTCGTGGGTCACGAGATCCGGATCTCGGAAGCCGTGGACTGCTATGGTGCTGTGGTGTGGCCGTCG gCCCTTGTTCTATGCTACTTTCTGGAAACAAGTGTAAAGCAGTATAATATGGTTGACAAAAATGTGATTGAAATTGGAGCTGGAACAGGGCTAGTTTCCATCGTGGCAAGTTTACTTG GTGCTCATGTCACTGCCACAGACTTACCTGAATTACTTGGAAACCTGCAATATAATATTTCACGAAATaccaaaatgaaatgtaaacatttacCTGAGGTTAAAGAACTCTCCTGGGGCATAGCTTTAGACAAGAACTTCCCCAGGTCTTCCACCAATTTTGACTATATCCTGGCAGCCGATGTGGTCTATGCTCATCCTTTTCTAGAAGAACTCCTCATTACCTTTGACCATCTGTGCAAAGAAACCACCATCATCCTCTGGGTCATGAAATTCAggttggagaaagaaaataaatttgtagaTAGATTTAAGGAGTTATTTGACCTGGAGGAGATTTTTAGTTTCCCTAGCCTGAGTATTAAGTTGTATAAAGCTATGAAGAAAAATCAGAGGAGTATATGA